GTATTGCCCTTGTGCTGGGTAAACATGTTTACTGTCACTGGGAAACTGGGTATCAGCTGGGATGTGAGCTTGTCGCTGGTTTAGGGTGTGTTGGTTTCATTGCCCCACCTCTACTTGGAGGCAGcaaagttaatgtgcggggatgttcaatgaATGAGAGTTTGCTGCTGTCTCAGTGTAGTCATAGAAACCACAGCTTCAATTCTCATCTTTAGCATTTTAATATCTCTATACATAAAACATGTAGATGTCCTGCTCAACTTAAAATGTTGTTCAAGCATTTTAAGATGTACCTTAATTTATTCAGGCTTGTTGCAGAAAAAGCTTGCGGGCAGCACAGtgatcgagctgctgcctcacagcgccagagacctgggttcgatcctgactataggtgctgtctgtgcgagtttgtattttctccttgtgactgtgtgagtttcctcccacattcaaaggacgggtgggtttgtaggttatgtggcctctgtaaactgccccaattgtgttgggagtggatgagaaagtgggataacgtaaccagtgtggtgggcggcacggtggcacagcgggtagagctgctgcctcacagcgccagagacccgcgttccatcctgactacgagcgctgtctgtacggagtttgtacgttctccccgtgaccgcgtgggttttctccgggtgccccggtttcctcccacattccaaagacgtgcgggtttgtaggttaattggcttcgataagaattggaaattgtcccgagtttgtaggatggtgctagtggtaatcatgtattgtctttccgctgactggttagcacgcaacaaaagcttttcactgtacctcggcacacgtgacagtaaactaaactaagcagtgaTTGATGGATGGCGTGGACTTGGCAGTCCAGAGGGCAGGCCTCATCTCCAGTCTAAACAAAGCTTTTTGTTTCAGTCCATGCAGGTGGTAGTTTTTTTAGAGGAAGATGGGAAGGGTTGAGCGACTGAACATTCCGATATCGCAGCCGAGCTACGGCACTCCCAGAAGAAATGAGCACTTGACCAATAACCGCCAGGCCGGCAGAGATGGCGACGCCAACCACGTGAAGATGGCGCACAGGAACGGCGAGAAGGCACATGGATGCTGTGCGTTCATGTCCCACGAGTATCGGGTCACGCAGAAGGAAGCAAAAAATGTCATGCACTTTACAAATAGTCCGAGCTGGGAGGCTGTTCTGAGCAGCTCGGATGCACTGCTCCGATCACAGTGTGACCAGCACTACGCTGGAGCTAAGTTTAGTGTGCCACCATCACCGAGTGTActacccaaaccaccaagccactGGATGCATATTCCCCTGGAGTCTTCTGACCACAGTgacatggcaatagacaataggtgcaggagaaggccattcgagccagcaccaccattcaatgtgatcatggctgatcattctcaatcagtaccccgttcctgccttctccccataccccctgactccgctatccttaagagctttatctagctctcttgaatacattcagagaattggcctccactgccttctgaggcagagaattccacagatttacaactctgactgaaaacgtttttcctcatctccgttctaaatggcctaccccttattcttaaactgtggcctcttgttctgaactcccccaacattgggaacatgtctcctgcctctaacgtgtccaatcccttgataatcttatatgtttcgataagatccttaataatcttatatgtttcagttgGACCTTACTTAAAGTGCAAGCATAAACTGTGGCTCAAATATGGGACGTTAGTCCAGGGCTGGCattcttgttttgtttttaattccatCTTTCAGTCGAGGAGTTTTAAATTTTCAACCACAGCGCTGCCTTTAATTACCTGCCCAGGGTGTTACTTGCTTCGAGTACATTGCCCCAGCTTGGCGTGGTTCGGTGCGTTTGTGCAAGTTGGACTTAGTCTTACATTAGTGAAGTAGTTTTCTCTTCCAGCTCTGCCTGCCTTTCCCTCTTTGTCTTTGAAGAGGAAGGGGCTGAGTTCTGCGGCTGACAGTCTCCCCTTGGTTTTGATTGCTGGGCATGTTCCAACGTGCATTGAAGTTGGTATCATCCACTCGGGTCAAAGTACTGAGGCAGCTTTAATGTTGCTTCCTTTCCCAATTGTCCAGCTGCATGTTGTATGTGTAGCTCATGTGCTACATATGTTTCACTACATTCATTCTTCAATGGGATTTTTGCAACTCTTGATCATTGAACTGTTGTCTGTTGGAGGTGGCTTGTGAACACAGTGCCTTGTACACAGTGCAGGCAGCAAGTTATCACCGTAACCTCCAGCATCAACTCCTTGCAGAGCCCCCTTGTTTcattagaactgcagatgctggtacaaatcaaaggtatcacaaaatgctggagtaactcagcgggacaggcagcatctctggagagaaggaatgggtgacgattcaggtcgaaacccttcttcagactgggtctgaagacaggtctcgacccgaaacgtcacccattccttctctcgagatgttgcctgacccgctgagttactccagcattttgtgataccccttGTTTTATTGTTCACTTTTATTGAGAAAAGTACTTTTAATGTTACCAACCAGCTGAGTAAGTGTATTTATTGAACAGGCAGTTACTCAATGTTCAGTTGTATTAACAGTCATTGAGCAGCCATGTTGCCTGCCTGTCACTGCCTATCAAAGATCTCCGTAAATGCTTTCATCTTGTCCTTTATTTGAGCAAGTTTTCATCTTGCCTCTCCTAGGCTATTGGTCTTTCAAAAATCTGTTCCTTTGATTTGATGCAAACCCGGAATCCAAATTTGGTTTTAGATTTTATCATTTACCAAAAAAAACTCTTGTACAGGGATGCGTTTGTTAATGTTACAGCTTCTGAGAAAATACAAGGATTAAGAATGTGCAAGTTGCTCTGGCCAGATTCTTGTTTTAACATGTAGATTGAGCTACATAAATAAGTGTAAACGTTTAGCATATGTATATTTTAAAGCAGGATGTTCCTGTTGATAAAGTATTTTGGTACTATGGGTCAGTGTAAGCAATGCCATCTTTTGTGAAAGATGAATTTtccttaaaaaaaagaaaaagacaaatgaATAAGAAAAAGTTAAAAGTATTTCACAACGTAAACTGCGAGTGCGGGTGTGACGAGCAATTAAAAAAAACGAAGTTGCAGAAATATAAGCTAATTTCCTATTAAAAAATCATAATGAGTTTGCTGTACAACCTGTAGTTGTCATACGTTATTTCCAATGTACAGTACTTACCTGATCATATAAGAATTTGCATTTAGGGATCTTttatcaatggttggcaaaatgtaCCATGAGTGTGGATTCTGGACTGTTAATGTCAGGATTGAAATGATGCCTGGGCTTTTGATAGCACTTGTGTAATGGTGTACCATGTTCTTTGGTAATCTTTTAAATTGTGGATCAAAGCTGATAACTCCATGTTCCCTCTGAACCGGGTAAAGATTGAATAAACAACATTCTTATACACCACTGGGGGCCATTCATCTCAGATGTGGCTTGGATACCACTTTTTCTTTAATATTTAGAAATTGGGTTTGATATAAATGTTCAATTACGCATTCTGTAATAATTATATTTGATTGGATTGTAATTCAGATTTCCCCAGAATGTCATGTTTGCAATTTGGCCTTTTATTATAGAGTAAAGACATGTATTCAATAATGCGCCATTTGTAGATATGTTCTGTTGCCTCTCATTTAATGCCTAATAGAGGAGCTACTATTTCAATATGAAATATCATAACTAACTTGAATACAAATGTCTCAATTCAGCAGCCCAAAATCcagaaaaaagtttaaaaaaaaattatgttggttaaataactgcagatgctggtacaaatcgaaggtatcacaaaaagcttgagtaattcagcaggtcaggcagcatctcaggagagaatgggtgacgtttcgtgtcgagactcttgaagggtctcgacccgaaacgtcacccattccttctttcctgagatgctgcctgacccgctgaattattccagcttatggtgttttttatttatttataacctCCCCAAATTAGATTTGATGGCAAGTTAAATGCAATAATGGAGTTATTCTTCCATCCTTCAAATTACGGTTGAAACCAAATTAAGTCAATGAATTTAAAATATGTATTTAATTGAATAGTTTGTGTGATGGCTTATAACAATAAAgttttccactccccccccccagttgGGTTGTTTGTGTTTTGGTCCAGAGATAAATGAGTTGGCACCCTTTGGGGCTTCCATCTagtccatctcctttctaaagggttgtcctttaattctgaggctatggcttctggtcctagactatctccacttctccacgtccactctagccaggcttttcactattctgtaagtttcaatgaggtccttagtcatccttctaaactccagcaagtacaggcaaaCGCTTATCATACATTAACCTACTGCAGAATTGCATTTCGTTGGGTATGTATTCACCATTGTGTTCTGCCTATTATCAATGGGGAAAAGTGCAAGTGGAATACCATTAGCTGTTAACGTGGCCAGACAAAACCTTTATTCAGTAATACCAAAGTTAATGAATAGCACAAGAATCCTGGTTCTGCTGCTGAAGGTATGCTTAATGAACTAAAGAATGCACAATGAATGAACTGAAATTCCTGGACTTTCAGATTGTTAATTTGTGGTTTTACATTGTGGAGGGATGATACATTGAGTACTACATATCCAGGAGGAACATTAAGGAAAATATGTATATATTATTAATGTAAGAAAGTAGTGGGTTCAATTAATTTTAGTCTTTTTAGGAAATGGTCTGGAAAGGTCAAATTCATAGGAGGGAATAGCAAACCCAGACTTTTCAGTATTCTTAGGAAACAGTTGTTTAACAAAGATTAAAGTCA
The Rhinoraja longicauda isolate Sanriku21f chromosome 27, sRhiLon1.1, whole genome shotgun sequence DNA segment above includes these coding regions:
- the pnrc2 gene encoding proline-rich nuclear receptor coactivator 2, with the protein product MGRVERLNIPISQPSYGTPRRNEHLTNNRQAGRDGDANHVKMAHRNGEKAHGCCAFMSHEYRVTQKEAKNVMHFTNSPSWEAVLSSSDALLRSQCDQHYAGAKFSVPPSPSVLPKPPSHWMHIPLESSDHSDMLLRKYKD